From a region of the Teredinibacter turnerae genome:
- the gap gene encoding type I glyceraldehyde-3-phosphate dehydrogenase, with amino-acid sequence MSTIKVGINGFGRIGRLVFRAAAERDDVEVVGINDLLDVDYIAYMLKYDSTHGQFKGDVEVIDGKLVVNGKEIRVTSERNPADLKWGDIGADYIAEATGIFLTKETAEAHLQAGAKKVVMTGPSKDDTPMFVMGVNNASYTNDVNIVSNASCTTNCLAPLAKVINDKWGIEEGLMTTVHATTATQKTVDGPSMKDWRGGRGAGQNIIPSSTGAAKAVGKVIPELNGKLTGMAFRVPTPDVSVVDLTVRLEKPATYEEIKAEIKAASEGALAGVLGYTEDAVVSNDFIGDARTSIFDADAGIQLSDKFVKLVSWYDNEWGYSNKVVDLMQYMATKA; translated from the coding sequence ATGAGCACCATTAAAGTCGGAATCAATGGCTTTGGACGTATCGGCCGACTCGTTTTTCGTGCTGCTGCTGAGCGCGACGACGTAGAAGTTGTAGGTATTAACGACCTGCTGGACGTTGACTACATCGCCTACATGCTGAAATACGATTCCACTCATGGTCAGTTTAAAGGTGACGTTGAAGTAATCGACGGCAAACTGGTTGTTAATGGTAAGGAAATTCGCGTTACCTCCGAGCGTAACCCTGCAGACCTGAAATGGGGTGACATTGGCGCAGACTATATTGCTGAAGCGACCGGTATCTTCCTGACTAAAGAAACTGCTGAAGCTCACCTGCAAGCAGGCGCTAAAAAAGTGGTTATGACTGGCCCATCCAAAGACGACACTCCAATGTTCGTAATGGGTGTTAACAACGCGTCATACACTAACGACGTCAACATTGTTTCCAACGCTTCTTGTACTACTAACTGTCTTGCGCCTCTGGCGAAAGTGATCAACGACAAGTGGGGCATTGAAGAAGGCCTGATGACCACTGTTCACGCAACAACCGCTACCCAAAAAACCGTTGATGGTCCTTCTATGAAAGACTGGCGCGGTGGCCGCGGTGCTGGCCAGAACATCATCCCATCGTCTACCGGTGCTGCTAAAGCCGTTGGTAAAGTCATTCCTGAGCTGAACGGCAAACTGACTGGTATGGCTTTCCGTGTACCAACCCCTGACGTTTCCGTTGTGGACTTGACTGTACGTCTGGAAAAACCAGCCACTTACGAAGAAATCAAAGCTGAAATCAAAGCGGCTTCTGAAGGCGCTTTGGCTGGTGTTCTGGGTTACACCGAAGACGCTGTTGTTTCTAACGATTTCATCGGCGATGCGCGTACCTCTATCTTCGACGCGGACGCAGGTATTCAGTTGAGCGACAAATTCGTTAAGCTGGTTTCCTGGTACGACAACGAATGGGGTTACTCCAACAAGGTTGTTGACCTGATGCAATACATGGCTACCAAAGCGTAA
- the zwf gene encoding glucose-6-phosphate dehydrogenase yields MKTDLLIIGGDGDLALRKLYPSLYYLELNNCMPADTRIFGMARTGQTREEFHNKIYTWLKKSVGDALFSEEKWQSFASKIWFAQGDATKEDDLANAKNEYFDNDNHLVIYLAIPPMIFGKVCGSVDKCGLNKPTTRLVVEKPLGDSRESFLAINDELARTFSEEQIFRIDHYLGKESVQNLLALRFANDIFEPLWNSRYIDHIQITVTETVGVGNRWAFYDQTGATRDMVQNHLLQVLCLMAMEPPACLNAESVRAEKLKVLNALRLIPASEVQDLTVRGQYSSGYVDGVEVPGYTGETSDKYEVDPNSQTETYVAIKAEIQNWRWSGVPIYLRTGKRLNKRHSEIVIQFKQSNHQIFEKDHSEHRANQLIIQLQPDAGVSLRMMHKIPGLDAGIPVEDGVLNFSFDENGKVSHDAYSRLFFDVLRNDQTLFVSAAEVEAAWRWVDQIFAGWKETSMSVQEYPAGSRGPALAEELLERDGRKWLNEGFELWCELES; encoded by the coding sequence ATGAAAACGGACCTGTTGATTATTGGTGGTGATGGCGATCTCGCGCTGCGCAAGCTTTATCCATCGTTGTATTACCTGGAGTTGAACAATTGCATGCCGGCCGATACGCGTATTTTCGGTATGGCACGCACAGGACAAACCCGTGAGGAATTCCACAACAAAATTTATACCTGGCTGAAAAAAAGTGTTGGTGATGCGCTTTTTTCAGAGGAAAAATGGCAAAGTTTTGCCAGTAAAATCTGGTTCGCACAGGGAGACGCCACCAAAGAAGACGATTTGGCCAACGCCAAGAACGAGTATTTCGACAACGATAATCACCTGGTGATCTATCTTGCTATTCCGCCGATGATTTTTGGCAAGGTTTGTGGCTCTGTCGACAAATGCGGCTTAAACAAGCCGACTACGCGCCTGGTCGTAGAAAAACCGCTGGGTGATAGTCGCGAAAGCTTTTTGGCGATTAACGATGAATTGGCGCGTACATTTAGCGAAGAACAAATTTTCCGCATCGACCATTATCTCGGTAAAGAATCCGTACAGAATCTTCTCGCATTGCGTTTTGCCAACGATATTTTTGAACCGCTTTGGAATTCCCGTTACATCGACCATATTCAGATTACGGTAACCGAAACTGTGGGCGTTGGTAACCGCTGGGCGTTTTACGATCAAACCGGTGCCACCCGCGATATGGTGCAGAACCACTTGTTACAAGTGCTGTGTTTGATGGCGATGGAACCCCCTGCATGCTTGAACGCAGAATCGGTGCGCGCCGAAAAACTGAAAGTGTTAAATGCTTTGCGCTTGATACCCGCCAGTGAAGTGCAAGACTTAACCGTTCGCGGTCAGTACAGCAGTGGCTACGTCGATGGCGTGGAAGTGCCGGGTTATACCGGCGAAACTTCGGACAAATACGAAGTGGACCCTAACAGCCAGACTGAAACATACGTGGCTATTAAAGCCGAAATTCAAAACTGGCGATGGTCTGGTGTGCCGATTTATTTACGCACAGGCAAACGCTTGAACAAGCGCCACTCGGAAATTGTGATTCAGTTTAAGCAAAGTAACCACCAGATCTTCGAGAAGGATCATTCCGAGCACCGCGCGAACCAGCTTATTATTCAGCTGCAACCCGATGCCGGGGTCAGCCTGCGCATGATGCACAAAATACCTGGGCTGGACGCGGGCATTCCCGTTGAAGATGGCGTCCTGAACTTCTCTTTTGATGAGAACGGCAAGGTTTCGCACGACGCCTATTCGCGCCTGTTTTTCGATGTGTTGCGCAACGATCAAACCCTGTTCGTGAGTGCCGCGGAGGTAGAAGCGGCGTGGCGCTGGGTTGACCAGATTTTCGCTGGCTGGAAGGAAACCAGCATGTCCGTCCAGGAGTACCCCGCTGGAAGTCGCGGGCCCGCGCTTGCGGAAGAACTGCTGGAGCGCGACGGCCGCAAATGGCTGAACGAAGGCTTTGAACTTTGGTGTGAACTGGAGTCTTAG
- a CDS encoding diacylglycerol kinase family protein: protein MNEGKFQKFIKLRGTWYTAGGLALLVPALLVPSHVVKFAFLWCALVCFYIGLGYFFSFTRLLFKNDRGIIPWPVKIALLPFFAGTYFCNWLSRQTSDDPAFQEISTGLFIGRRILPADLGDLETHGINAVLDVTAEFDALSLTVEDTPIEYLNVPIFDHSVPKLRHLHKAVAQIDKWRSDNKTVLVHCALGRGRSAMALLAYLIYRKPDTTTRELLEAAQAIRGSIAPNFRQLRMLEKYRNSKFVTERKPRAYVIINPTAGSYGGDGMRDEIKRQLEPFFDVSMQFTTPEHGAEAIAKEAIARNIDLVVACGGDGTVSAVASTLVHTDTTLGILPLGTANALANCLYGTGNTSDLATNCERIAKQSTRIIDTAECNGHALILLSGIGLESGMISRASPDIKQRWGVLAYVAGAIQEFTELDTLELTLTVDGNAKKISTYSLIVANAAPAFSILAQGGGEPVYDDGELDITWLESKGDAGESVVSMVELVQSGLLDNPETNYVHHEKGRVIEFTANKTIPVVIDGELFEFDHIEIRCIPQSLRVIA, encoded by the coding sequence ATGAACGAAGGAAAATTTCAAAAATTCATAAAACTACGTGGCACATGGTATACCGCCGGCGGGCTTGCGCTGCTTGTTCCTGCACTGCTGGTACCGTCCCACGTTGTAAAATTTGCATTCCTGTGGTGTGCGCTGGTGTGTTTTTACATTGGCCTGGGGTACTTTTTTTCTTTCACTCGTCTTCTGTTCAAGAACGACCGCGGCATTATTCCTTGGCCGGTAAAAATTGCGCTATTGCCATTTTTTGCCGGTACGTATTTTTGCAATTGGTTATCGCGACAAACATCAGACGACCCCGCCTTCCAGGAAATTTCCACCGGCTTGTTTATCGGCCGCAGAATACTGCCCGCAGACCTCGGTGATTTAGAAACCCATGGCATCAATGCAGTACTCGATGTAACCGCAGAATTTGATGCGTTAAGCCTGACCGTGGAAGACACGCCAATCGAATATTTAAACGTACCTATATTCGACCACAGCGTGCCCAAACTGCGTCACTTGCACAAAGCCGTTGCGCAAATCGATAAATGGCGTAGCGACAATAAAACCGTTCTGGTGCATTGTGCCCTCGGCCGCGGGCGCTCGGCGATGGCCCTGCTGGCATACCTTATTTACCGCAAACCCGACACAACAACGCGTGAATTGCTGGAAGCTGCGCAGGCAATTCGCGGCTCCATTGCGCCGAATTTTCGCCAGCTGCGCATGCTTGAAAAATACCGCAACTCTAAATTTGTGACTGAACGCAAACCACGCGCCTATGTCATTATTAATCCGACGGCGGGAAGCTACGGGGGCGATGGCATGCGCGACGAAATTAAGCGGCAATTGGAACCATTTTTTGATGTCTCCATGCAGTTCACTACCCCTGAGCACGGTGCAGAGGCTATTGCCAAGGAAGCCATCGCGCGCAATATCGACCTGGTGGTGGCTTGCGGCGGTGACGGCACAGTCTCAGCGGTTGCAAGCACACTCGTGCACACAGATACCACGCTGGGTATTCTGCCTCTGGGTACCGCAAACGCGTTAGCCAATTGCTTATATGGTACGGGCAATACTTCAGACCTCGCGACCAACTGTGAACGAATCGCGAAACAAAGCACGCGAATTATCGACACCGCAGAGTGCAATGGTCACGCGTTGATTTTGCTTTCTGGAATTGGTCTTGAGTCAGGCATGATTTCCCGCGCTTCCCCCGATATTAAACAACGCTGGGGTGTGCTGGCCTACGTTGCCGGAGCAATTCAGGAATTTACCGAGTTAGATACGCTGGAACTTACCCTCACCGTAGACGGCAATGCCAAAAAAATATCCACGTATAGCCTTATCGTAGCCAACGCGGCTCCTGCGTTCAGCATATTGGCGCAAGGTGGTGGCGAACCTGTGTACGACGATGGCGAGTTGGATATTACCTGGCTTGAGAGCAAAGGCGACGCCGGGGAAAGTGTGGTTTCCATGGTGGAACTGGTGCAAAGCGGGCTATTGGACAACCCGGAAACAAACTATGTGCATCACGAAAAAGGCCGTGTGATAGAATTTACCGCAAATAAAACCATACCGGTAGTGATCGACGGCGAGCTGTTTGAATTTGACCACATCGAGATACGCTGCATCCCGCAATCGCTGCGCGTTATTGCCTAA
- a CDS encoding RDD family protein, with product MTTSTTNPTPASEFSVTHQGASLWRRLIALVYDSFLLGALTMAYGAVVTIVLLVIQGDTTAGEYRPMITTHWGNALFLGGLIVTLAGFYVFFWCRGGQTAGMRAWRLQVVKRDALPETLPPSFKQSTLRALLAPLSLLIAGAGYWWQFFDEHSDCLHDRWSDTRVILTPPRKKKRHR from the coding sequence ATGACCACATCGACAACCAACCCCACCCCGGCTTCAGAGTTTTCCGTTACACACCAGGGCGCGAGCCTGTGGCGACGCCTTATTGCACTGGTTTACGACAGTTTCTTACTGGGTGCACTCACCATGGCTTACGGCGCGGTAGTTACTATTGTGTTACTGGTTATTCAGGGTGACACGACTGCGGGGGAGTACCGCCCGATGATTACCACGCATTGGGGCAATGCACTGTTTCTCGGAGGCCTGATCGTGACACTCGCAGGTTTTTATGTATTTTTCTGGTGCCGCGGCGGGCAAACCGCAGGCATGCGCGCATGGCGACTACAGGTCGTAAAGCGCGACGCGCTGCCGGAGACACTGCCACCAAGCTTCAAGCAAAGCACGCTACGCGCCCTTCTCGCCCCACTTTCATTGCTGATTGCGGGTGCAGGTTATTGGTGGCAATTTTTTGATGAGCACAGCGACTGCTTGCACGACCGCTGGAGCGATACTCGGGTGATACTAACGCCGCCTCGCAAAAAGAAGCGGCATAGATAA
- the lptG gene encoding LPS export ABC transporter permease LptG yields MRKLQRYIAAQVWGSVMGVLLVIVSLDAIADLVDQLSQLKGDYTFLEALFYVVLYIPSSVCDYLPLAALVGCLIGLGLLANSSELVVMRAAGVSVRQLIWSVMRPVLLFIIVGALLGEYVSPYTDQYADSRRDLLQGHERALQSERGLWFREGSEYMHFNAVLPNGRLYGITRYKFADGGRLEQASFIRSAIYQGDHWVEQGGEITQFDAEDKVDREEFISRNWYTEISPSLLNVLVLDPSELPMQRLYAYANYQEKQNIDSSEYRLAFWQKALQPLATLSLVMIAISFIFGPLRQTTMGFRVFIGVIVGLVFQTSQKLFGPMSIIMGFSPMFAVLIPIAFCFAFGWLLIKRSQ; encoded by the coding sequence ATGAGAAAGTTACAACGCTATATCGCCGCTCAGGTCTGGGGTTCCGTCATGGGCGTTTTGCTAGTGATTGTTTCGCTAGACGCCATTGCTGACCTGGTAGATCAGCTCAGCCAGCTCAAAGGCGATTACACGTTTCTGGAGGCGCTGTTCTATGTGGTGCTCTACATTCCATCCAGTGTGTGCGATTACCTGCCATTGGCGGCATTGGTAGGCTGTTTGATCGGCCTGGGCCTGCTCGCAAATTCCAGTGAACTTGTTGTGATGCGCGCGGCCGGCGTGTCAGTACGCCAGTTGATCTGGTCGGTGATGCGCCCGGTGTTGTTGTTCATTATTGTTGGCGCGCTGCTCGGCGAGTACGTATCGCCTTATACCGATCAATATGCGGACAGCCGGCGCGACTTGCTGCAGGGCCATGAACGCGCGCTCCAGAGCGAGCGTGGTTTATGGTTTCGCGAGGGCAGCGAGTACATGCACTTTAACGCGGTGCTGCCCAATGGGCGGCTATACGGGATTACGCGTTACAAGTTTGCCGACGGCGGTAGGCTCGAGCAGGCAAGTTTTATTCGCTCCGCGATTTATCAGGGAGACCACTGGGTTGAACAGGGGGGGGAGATTACCCAGTTTGACGCGGAGGACAAGGTCGACCGCGAAGAATTTATTTCGCGAAACTGGTACACCGAAATCTCTCCCAGCTTGTTGAATGTGCTGGTGCTTGATCCAAGTGAATTGCCGATGCAACGTTTATACGCGTATGCAAACTATCAGGAGAAACAAAATATCGACTCCAGCGAGTATCGCCTGGCCTTTTGGCAGAAAGCGTTGCAGCCGCTGGCGACCTTAAGCCTGGTGATGATTGCTATCTCGTTTATCTTCGGCCCGCTGCGCCAAACTACCATGGGGTTTCGGGTATTTATTGGTGTGATCGTGGGCCTGGTTTTTCAAACCAGCCAAAAACTCTTCGGCCCTATGTCGATTATCATGGGCTTTTCCCCCATGTTTGCCGTACTCATTCCGATTGCTTTCTGCTTTGCTTTTGGCTGGTTGCTGATCAAACGTTCGCAGTAG
- a CDS encoding DUF3108 domain-containing protein produces MKSAAMQNLFFPVLVALTSILVSFCAHAGEPLFTAEYEGKYSGLTITSTRQLEQLDNGKFQLNSVIKNSFASITEESQFTFDDGIMVPQNYHYKRKILAFKADENFRFDWPKAKVYYEREDKPEKNREFPLELGVLDPALYQLQVQRAVAAGDTKIDVTFVKSSKIKTLHFKKTGEEALQLGDKSYQSILVERDNRDDDKETRLWIVPDLNYQIARVEHVEENGDKHAIRLTSYKSSANLSKVLYTAVKTP; encoded by the coding sequence ATGAAATCTGCTGCAATGCAAAACCTGTTTTTTCCAGTTCTGGTCGCACTCACGTCCATATTGGTTAGTTTTTGCGCACACGCGGGAGAGCCCCTGTTTACTGCTGAATACGAAGGCAAATATTCAGGGTTAACTATTACATCTACCCGTCAGCTGGAACAACTGGACAACGGCAAGTTCCAACTGAACTCCGTTATCAAAAACAGCTTTGCCTCAATTACCGAGGAAAGCCAGTTTACCTTCGACGACGGGATAATGGTGCCGCAGAACTACCACTACAAACGCAAAATCCTTGCCTTTAAAGCAGATGAAAATTTCCGCTTCGACTGGCCAAAGGCCAAGGTGTACTACGAACGGGAGGATAAACCCGAGAAAAACCGGGAGTTTCCGCTTGAGCTCGGTGTACTTGACCCGGCACTTTACCAGCTTCAGGTTCAGCGAGCCGTTGCCGCCGGCGACACCAAAATTGACGTCACATTCGTCAAATCGTCCAAGATTAAGACACTTCATTTTAAGAAAACCGGCGAAGAAGCCTTGCAACTTGGCGACAAGAGCTATCAAAGTATTCTGGTAGAGCGCGACAACAGGGACGACGACAAAGAAACCCGTTTGTGGATTGTGCCAGATCTAAACTACCAGATCGCTAGGGTCGAGCACGTAGAAGAAAATGGCGACAAGCACGCGATTCGCCTGACCAGCTATAAGAGCAGTGCCAACCTCAGCAAAGTTTTGTACACCGCAGTAAAAACGCCCTAA
- a CDS encoding leucyl aminopeptidase, giving the protein MKFLTQKTDALSRASGCSVVFALDNALLSTAHALDDALGGVLSQVIKSGDLKAKPGQSCWIPVPAASGVKAARVLLVHLGETSEKKSKIASGNVISALQSAAAALSASPAKDTTVFIDDLFADGAPTIEHFGEPADAGWVAEQMAKLFVTASYRYTETLSKPDPAPALGKVTYASDDAARTRALKSALAKGAAIGEGMNLTRQLGNLPGNICTPAYLVAQAKQLAAACPKLTTKSLNEKQIEKLGMGAFHSVAKGSDLDAQLIIMEYKGAGGAKSQPHVLVGKGITFDTGGISLKPGANMDEMKFDMGGAASVFGAMKALIEMDAKVHVIGVIAAAENMPSGRASKPGDIVTSMSGQTIEILNTDAEGRLVLCDTLTYVERFKPKSVVDIATLTGACVIALGNHATGLYSNEQALADKLLAAGVSANDRAWQMPLWDDYQKQLDSNFADMANIGGPAGGSVTAACFLSRFTKSYPWAHLDIAGTAWQSGAKKGSTGRPVSLLVNYLLNA; this is encoded by the coding sequence ATGAAATTTCTTACGCAAAAAACCGACGCTTTATCTCGTGCATCGGGATGTTCTGTTGTTTTCGCTCTCGATAACGCTCTGCTCTCAACCGCGCACGCCCTGGATGATGCTTTGGGCGGCGTTTTGTCCCAGGTTATTAAAAGTGGTGATTTAAAAGCCAAGCCCGGGCAGTCGTGTTGGATACCTGTACCAGCGGCCAGCGGCGTGAAAGCCGCCCGCGTACTTCTGGTTCACCTAGGAGAAACCAGCGAGAAGAAAAGTAAGATCGCCAGCGGCAACGTAATTTCCGCGCTTCAATCAGCGGCTGCCGCGCTTTCTGCATCACCCGCTAAAGATACGACAGTATTTATCGACGATTTGTTCGCAGACGGTGCACCGACTATCGAACATTTCGGTGAACCTGCAGATGCGGGCTGGGTTGCGGAGCAAATGGCAAAACTGTTTGTCACCGCCAGCTACCGATATACCGAAACCTTGAGCAAACCTGATCCTGCCCCCGCGCTGGGTAAGGTGACCTATGCAAGCGACGACGCGGCTCGCACCCGCGCGCTCAAGTCTGCACTGGCAAAAGGTGCCGCTATCGGCGAAGGGATGAACCTGACTCGCCAACTGGGCAACCTGCCCGGCAATATCTGCACTCCGGCTTACCTGGTTGCACAAGCGAAACAACTCGCCGCCGCATGCCCCAAGCTCACCACCAAAAGCCTGAACGAAAAGCAAATCGAGAAGCTTGGCATGGGCGCTTTTCATTCTGTTGCTAAAGGCAGCGACCTGGATGCGCAGTTGATTATTATGGAGTACAAAGGCGCCGGTGGCGCAAAAAGCCAGCCCCATGTCTTGGTCGGCAAAGGGATCACCTTTGATACGGGTGGTATCAGCCTCAAGCCCGGTGCCAATATGGACGAAATGAAGTTCGATATGGGTGGTGCCGCCAGCGTGTTCGGTGCAATGAAAGCACTGATTGAGATGGATGCCAAAGTGCACGTGATCGGCGTAATCGCAGCAGCTGAAAACATGCCAAGCGGGCGCGCCTCCAAACCTGGCGATATCGTTACGTCCATGTCTGGGCAAACAATCGAAATTCTCAACACCGACGCCGAAGGTCGCTTGGTGCTGTGCGACACTCTCACCTACGTTGAGCGCTTCAAGCCAAAATCGGTGGTGGATATCGCCACGCTGACCGGCGCATGCGTCATCGCTCTCGGCAATCACGCCACCGGGCTCTATAGCAACGAACAGGCGCTCGCCGACAAATTGCTGGCTGCCGGCGTGAGTGCTAATGACCGCGCATGGCAGATGCCACTCTGGGACGACTACCAAAAGCAGCTCGACAGTAATTTTGCCGATATGGCAAATATTGGCGGCCCCGCCGGCGGCAGCGTTACCGCAGCCTGTTTTCTGTCTCGCTTTACCAAGAGCTACCCATGGGCGCACCTCGATATTGCAGGTACCGCGTGGCAATCAGGCGCGAAAAAAGGCTCCACCGGTCGCCCGGTGAGCTTGTTGGTTAATTACCTGCTGAACGCATAA
- a CDS encoding DUF3012 domain-containing protein, protein MRVKFLRIRGLGLLIIVSIFGAVACAPEVGSEAWCENMKEKPKGDWTANEAKSFAKDCIFK, encoded by the coding sequence ATGCGAGTGAAATTCTTGCGAATACGCGGCTTAGGCCTGTTAATAATCGTGTCCATTTTCGGGGCTGTCGCCTGTGCGCCGGAGGTGGGGAGCGAGGCCTGGTGCGAAAATATGAAGGAGAAGCCCAAAGGCGATTGGACCGCAAACGAAGCGAAATCTTTTGCGAAAGACTGTATTTTCAAATAG
- a CDS encoding DNA polymerase III subunit chi encodes MTRVTFYVLAQGAVSDRHQFACRLTEKAVNQGSKVMIATNDEAETKALDELLWQFRAESFVPHHTYGDTLESPVLLSHDGDDIQQHDLLINLRRNIPGAFSRFARLVEIVIQDPADKQLSRKHFTYFKERGYEIETHNIG; translated from the coding sequence ATGACACGTGTCACCTTCTACGTGCTTGCCCAAGGTGCTGTTAGCGACAGGCACCAATTTGCCTGTCGCCTAACGGAGAAAGCGGTTAATCAAGGCAGTAAAGTTATGATCGCTACCAACGATGAAGCCGAAACGAAAGCGCTCGACGAACTGCTCTGGCAGTTTCGCGCTGAGTCGTTTGTGCCGCATCACACCTACGGTGATACGCTGGAGTCCCCCGTGTTATTGAGCCACGACGGTGATGATATTCAACAGCATGATTTGCTGATTAATCTGCGACGCAATATTCCCGGCGCATTTAGCCGCTTCGCCAGACTCGTGGAGATCGTCATTCAGGACCCCGCCGACAAGCAGCTTTCTCGCAAGCACTTTACCTACTTCAAAGAGCGGGGTTATGAGATAGAGACGCACAATATCGGTTAA
- the lptF gene encoding LPS export ABC transporter permease LptF — translation MIIFRYLAREVLSSMFAVSLVLLMIIISARFVNYLAEAAAGKLDAGVLLTLMAYRLPAYLELILPLGLFIGILMAYGRLYLDSEMTVLSACGLSQKRLVGYTLAASLVVAMLVGLFSLYLGPQGVKASEALLAEQRNRTDFETLKPSRFHTLDQGAGTSYAESISEDKKQLRGVFMAKVSPIDPADDLDKVTHQEADLTVLTAESGETVIDPQSGQKYLLLKNGRRYVGTPGTQDYQVVEFGNFSQLLPEPDYAVKPKRFTDGLTTLKLLQAKTREASAALQWRFSMPVLVMIVGLLAVPLSKTQPRQGRYAKMLPAIILYMVYLVCVNAARGLIEKGNEPIPGMLWLVHLLFFTVALFLLVDKRRLFGARRRAGAAA, via the coding sequence TTGATTATTTTTCGCTATCTCGCCCGCGAAGTACTGAGCAGTATGTTTGCTGTCAGCCTGGTACTACTGATGATTATCATCAGCGCACGTTTCGTAAATTATCTTGCCGAAGCTGCGGCGGGCAAACTCGACGCCGGTGTTCTGCTCACGCTCATGGCGTACAGGCTCCCCGCGTATTTGGAATTGATACTGCCCCTTGGTCTTTTTATCGGCATACTCATGGCTTATGGTCGTTTGTACCTCGATAGCGAAATGACCGTATTGTCTGCGTGCGGCCTGAGTCAGAAACGGCTGGTAGGCTACACCTTGGCTGCATCACTGGTGGTCGCGATGCTGGTCGGCCTGTTCAGTCTTTACCTGGGGCCCCAGGGCGTGAAAGCGTCGGAAGCCCTATTGGCGGAACAGCGCAACCGCACAGATTTTGAAACTCTCAAGCCATCGCGATTTCACACCCTGGATCAAGGCGCTGGTACCAGCTATGCCGAATCCATCAGCGAAGACAAAAAACAACTGCGCGGAGTTTTTATGGCGAAAGTATCGCCAATTGATCCCGCAGATGATCTCGACAAGGTGACGCATCAAGAAGCCGACCTGACGGTGCTTACCGCAGAATCCGGCGAAACCGTGATCGACCCGCAGTCCGGGCAAAAATATTTGCTGCTGAAAAACGGCCGTCGATATGTGGGCACGCCTGGCACCCAGGATTATCAGGTAGTGGAATTTGGCAATTTTTCGCAATTGTTGCCAGAACCGGACTACGCGGTTAAGCCCAAACGGTTTACCGACGGTTTAACCACACTCAAGTTACTCCAGGCGAAAACCCGGGAAGCCAGCGCCGCCCTGCAATGGCGGTTCTCTATGCCAGTGCTGGTAATGATTGTGGGTTTGCTCGCCGTACCCCTCAGCAAGACGCAGCCACGCCAGGGGCGATACGCCAAAATGTTACCGGCAATTATTTTGTACATGGTGTACCTGGTTTGCGTAAATGCGGCGCGAGGTCTTATCGAAAAGGGCAACGAGCCGATTCCTGGAATGCTGTGGCTCGTACATCTGCTGTTTTTTACAGTCGCGCTGTTTTTGTTAGTCGACAAACGCCGTTTATTCGGCGCTCGTCGCCGGGCGGGGGCTGCGGCATGA